A single region of the Garra rufa chromosome 6, GarRuf1.0, whole genome shotgun sequence genome encodes:
- the myl1 gene encoding myosin light chain 1, skeletal muscle isoform codes for MAPKKDAKKPEPPKKAEPAPAPAPAPAPEAPPKPAAVDLSGVKVDFSQDQLEDYREAFGLFDRVGDSKVAFNQIADIMRALGQNPTNKEVTKILGNPTADDMANKRVDFEGFLPMLQFVVNSPNKATYEDYVEGLRVFDKEGNGTVMGAELRIVLSTLGEKMNEAEIDALMQGQEDENGCVNYEAFVKHIMSV; via the exons ATGGCACCCAAGAAGGACGCTAAGAAGCCCGAGCCTCCCAAGAAAGCAGAGCCCGCACCTGCACCTGCTCCCGCGCCTGCACCCGAGGCCCCACCTAAACCCGCCGCAGTAGATCTGTCCGGTGTGAAG GTCGATTTCAGCCAGGACCAGCTGGAAG ATTACAGGGAGGCCTTCGGACTTTTCGACAGAGTCGGAGACAGCAAAGTAGCCTTCAACCAGATTGCAGATATCATGCGTGCTCTGGGACAGAACCCAACCAACAAAGAGGTTACAAAGATCCTGGGCAACCCTACCGCTGATG ACATGGCAAACAAGAGAGTCGACTTTGAGGGTTTCCTGCCCATGCTGCAGTTTGTGGTCAACAGCCCAAACAAGGCAACATACGAGGACTACGTTGAGGGTCTGCGTGTATTCGACAAGGAGGGCAACGGAACAGTAATGGGTGCTGAGCTGCGTATCGTCTTGTCAACACTGG GTGAGAAAATGAATGAAGCTGAGATCGATGCACTCATGCAAGGACAGGAGGATGAAAATGGCTGTGTGAACTATGAGG CTTTCGTCAAACACATCATGTCTGTGTAA